A single genomic interval of Shewanella psychropiezotolerans harbors:
- a CDS encoding lytic transglycosylase, whose amino-acid sequence MRIQNIVLAGSIVLLSGCQSFDQSASEEHSTQAIPILPMISPKEVIEPKVEVAEVTDVWQRIRLGLSFDVPDQKLVKQYRDWYIKHPQHLATVSERATPFLYLIVEEIEKRDLPIELALLPIVESAFDPFAYSHGAASGLWQFTSPMAKHFGLQMNWWYDGRRDVPAATIAALDMLEYLYKKTDGNWLYAIAAYNTGEGRVINAVKKNKRKGKPTDFWSLRLPTETQRYVPQLLALADVIKNADKYGIELYPIDNQANIQVIDVGSQIDLALAAGFADMTTSELHKLNPGYNRWATAPNGPHNLVLPVDKVANFKLAMADTQADDRLNWERYQIKSGDSLGLIAQRYRTTPSALRAVNDIKGNTIIAGRHLLIPVAANDPEQYALSLAQRVKSKQNISRGSEKIDYIVKSGDSFWKIAKAHKVKTAQLAKWNNMAPKDTLKIGQKLAIWTGSKNASSVTRKVNYTVRSGDSLARIASKFKVSVNDLVRWNTLEKSKYIQPGQKLRLYVNMTNVRA is encoded by the coding sequence ATGCGCATACAAAACATTGTCCTAGCAGGGAGTATTGTGCTGCTTTCAGGCTGTCAGTCATTCGACCAGTCAGCCTCTGAAGAACACAGTACTCAAGCTATACCCATTCTACCTATGATCTCGCCTAAAGAAGTCATTGAACCAAAAGTTGAAGTTGCAGAAGTCACCGATGTCTGGCAAAGGATCCGTCTGGGTTTATCATTCGATGTGCCAGACCAAAAGTTAGTCAAGCAATATCGTGACTGGTACATCAAGCACCCGCAACATCTCGCGACAGTATCGGAACGTGCCACCCCTTTCCTCTATTTGATCGTCGAAGAGATTGAGAAGCGTGATCTGCCTATCGAACTGGCCCTTCTTCCCATAGTGGAGAGTGCATTCGATCCTTTCGCCTATTCACATGGCGCCGCATCAGGCTTATGGCAGTTTACTTCCCCCATGGCGAAACATTTCGGTCTGCAAATGAATTGGTGGTATGACGGTCGCAGAGATGTACCCGCAGCAACCATTGCCGCCTTAGACATGCTCGAGTACCTGTATAAAAAGACGGATGGTAACTGGCTTTATGCTATCGCGGCATACAACACAGGTGAAGGACGAGTGATAAACGCCGTTAAGAAGAATAAGCGCAAAGGAAAACCTACCGACTTTTGGTCATTACGTCTGCCGACAGAAACACAACGCTATGTCCCTCAACTTCTCGCGCTGGCTGATGTCATCAAGAACGCCGATAAATACGGCATAGAGCTCTACCCGATAGACAATCAAGCCAATATCCAAGTGATCGATGTGGGTAGTCAGATAGATCTCGCACTCGCTGCCGGATTTGCCGATATGACCACATCCGAATTACATAAGCTCAACCCTGGATATAACCGTTGGGCAACGGCACCCAATGGCCCTCACAACTTAGTGTTGCCTGTAGACAAGGTGGCAAATTTCAAATTAGCCATGGCAGATACACAAGCGGATGACAGGTTGAACTGGGAACGCTACCAGATCAAATCAGGTGATAGTTTAGGCCTAATAGCCCAGCGTTATCGCACGACACCTTCGGCGCTTCGTGCTGTCAATGACATTAAAGGCAATACCATCATAGCAGGGCGTCATCTACTCATCCCTGTTGCGGCAAACGATCCTGAACAATACGCCCTTAGCCTAGCTCAAAGAGTGAAGTCAAAACAAAATATTAGCCGTGGTAGCGAAAAAATCGACTATATCGTTAAGTCTGGTGATTCATTTTGGAAAATAGCAAAGGCTCATAAGGTTAAGACGGCGCAGCTGGCCAAGTGGAACAATATGGCGCCAAAAGACACATTGAAAATTGGACAAAAGTTAGCGATATGGACAGGCAGTAAAAATGCCTCTTCCGTCACTCGCAAGGTGAATTATACGGTACGCAGCGGAGACTCACTGGCACGTATCGCTTCAAAATTTAAAGTCAGCGTCAACGACCTGGTTCGTTGGAATACATTAGAAAAATCTAAATACATTCAGCCTGGCCAAAAATTAAGGCTATATGTAAACATGACAAATGTCAGAGCCTAA
- a CDS encoding BsuPI-related putative proteinase inhibitor encodes MNKLFCVYLGIIALSACSQEVSQAVAPTQVKQQSVVQVEPARIDESSLTSSESYKLAKGAEKKESKMEKGLLSGQLQVSLKTGFTVSLIITNNQSFAVPIQYRSGMTADLHLLDPQGNKIWAWSDTMMFTQAIRDVVIPAGKVIPVRFSLPKEALAQVKGKGYSLVAIYAGHATESTKVAMGNVRLSLDEYVN; translated from the coding sequence ATGAATAAATTATTCTGTGTTTATCTTGGGATTATCGCCTTATCTGCTTGCTCTCAAGAAGTATCGCAAGCGGTTGCACCGACTCAAGTTAAACAGCAATCAGTTGTCCAGGTGGAGCCTGCTAGAATCGATGAATCTTCATTAACGTCTTCAGAGTCCTATAAACTGGCTAAAGGGGCTGAAAAAAAGGAGAGCAAGATGGAGAAAGGATTGTTATCCGGACAGTTACAAGTCTCATTGAAAACGGGTTTTACTGTGTCACTCATTATCACCAACAATCAGAGTTTCGCTGTGCCAATTCAGTATCGATCGGGCATGACGGCAGATCTTCACTTATTGGACCCTCAAGGAAATAAAATCTGGGCGTGGTCCGATACCATGATGTTTACTCAGGCGATACGTGATGTGGTGATACCCGCCGGTAAAGTGATTCCGGTGAGATTTTCTCTGCCTAAAGAAGCGTTAGCTCAAGTTAAGGGGAAAGGCTATAGCTTAGTGGCGATTTACGCTGGACATGCAACAGAATCGACGAAAGTGGCGATGGGGAATGTGCGTTTGTCTCTAGATGAATACGTAAACTAG